DNA from Rhinoderma darwinii isolate aRhiDar2 chromosome 6, aRhiDar2.hap1, whole genome shotgun sequence:
AACTGTTTGTTATGACCATGGCTAATTTATTTACAGcagaaaacatactgataggttgaTTGACGTCTTATGAAATTggtcttagggcacattcagacgtggcggagttccgctgcggacagtccgcaatggaaatctgcagcagccatttttttcattggattctatacatttttaggaaacttaggacagacgttgcggaaaataactgtgcagaattaaggctgcggtgcagaattttccctccgcagcatgcacattacattgcggagaagcagcggaatttttttgcaatgcaaaaactgaaatccgtggcaagtccgctgtgatatccgcaacgtctgaattacctgtcaaatatgaaaatgttgctgcaaattcgcaacgaatctgaagcaacatttgcagcggaaatattctgccacgtctgaacgtgcccttagtatctgatagggaaattagatttgtCTACTGGAAATGATGTAAATGTTGACAATCTCCATGCagggctgcagaatatgttggctatTAGTAAGCACAGatatgtaacatatatatatatattataaattagtGCAGTGGTGCAAGTATTCCTGACATGGTGATAAGATGAGAAAAATCAATGTCTCATCATATGTTGTGTGAGAGTCCTAGTGACCTTTGGGAGGACTCAGGAGGTGGGGATGGGTAGAGGGATACTGTGTATTATAGCAGGGGATAAGGAGCAGCTGGGATACCAAAATAGGATGCGACATTCCCTCCCCTTTGCAAAGCGAGTCTCTACAATTCCAAATCCCTGTGTGCAGCTCATGCCAAAGATGGTCAACGAGGAGGCGCAGTATCCAATGGCATCAGCCTGGGAAACACTGCAACAGCCAAGCAGCTGAAAAGACATTAACACTTCATAGCCCGCGCTCAGAGCTCTGCAGGTAAACAAAGATAATGCATATGAAGCTACAATGACATGTGACAAAGCACAGGCAGGTATGTGGCGCATGAACACAGATAGACGTGCCCATGCTTATACTGATGGGCGATCACAGCTAAATCCATTGACATATGGGGGACAATGAAAAGACAAAGGgttataataaaatgtatagaaGTGAGTGGGATTTGATAGTGGAATGTACCCATAAAGTGCATCCTTATCCTATGATTGACATCTCTGCAGAGGGCATTGTTTGGGTATCTATTAACACATGGCACAAATGCTCTATAGATAGCAAGTTAGAGAGCGGATGTATTATTGCTTGGATTTGCATGCTTGTCCTGCCGGTGGCTCTGTGCCATAGTGTTAGGGCATGAGGGTGGTGATTTTATCCTAAGGCTGACAGCTCACTGCGAATCCCAGTAGTGGATAAGAAGAGGCATTGATGGTAATAGGTTTGCAGTCATATCACAACCCTAAGCTTTATTTACAATAACATAACCGCAGAAGCCCATACAGAAGGCTGAGGCTTCCCACACAATAGCATTTCATTGTGGTTATTATTATGACATGCAGTAATCTGCAGGAGGGGACGTATTATTTTGGGAAGCTGGGATATAGTTGGGTAAATAGAAGATGCTGCTGACTGATGTTTTCTGCTGATTGCAATTGTATTAGGAAGGAAATAGAGTAACTCCGTGAATCAGATTATTCTGTAGGCTAGTGATCTGCGGTAATGTATCCTAAATATATTGTATCGTATGTGTCTTTGTACTCTAGAATAGAGCATTGCTACTGTGTAACCTTGTAATGTATACAACTACGCACAATGGGTCTCCTTTCCTTGGCTTTTACAACTGCATCCTGGTATTAGGTGTCATAAGAGTCAACGATCGTGTGTAGGGTTATTCATTTTACAGTCCATATATGATGAGTATTAATGTTATTATTGCTATTCTTCTCCTTTTCCTTCCTCGTGTTATTATTTCACAGCCATGTCACAAAAGGAGCTTGAAGATTACTGTCTTTTATACAACGATCCGACCCATCATGTGGACTTCCTTGACTCATTTAGGACATTTTACAAAGAAGGTCTTTTCACTGATGTCACCTTGATGAGTTCCTCCGGTAAGATTTTTCAGTGCCATAAGGCTGCTTTGGCTGCATGTAGCCAGTACTTCAAGGTGATGTTCACAGCGGATATGAAGGAAAAGTCCAACAATCAGATCAAGTTGTCTGGTATTGATCACTCTATCCTAGAAGCGTTACTGAACTATACGTACACTGCACAGATCAAGATCACAACTAAGAATGTCCAATGTCTTCTGCAAGCTGCGGACCAGCTCCACTTTGTATCAGTCAAGGAGGCTTGTGAACAGTTCCTGGTGAGACATCTGGACGTTGACAACTGTTTGGGAATGCATTCTTTTGCTGAATTTCATGTATGTCCAGCTTTGGaaaaggaatccagaagaatcatTGCTTCTAAGTTTCAAGAAGTTTGGACTCAAGATGAGTTTGTGGATATCAGTCTTGAGAAGCTGCTGTATATCTTCTCTCAGAAGAACCTCAATGTGTGGACGGTGGAGGCTCTTCTGCAGCCTCTGACTAGATGGATCACACATGATTCCCGGAATCGGCTTGAACATATTTATGAACTATTGAAATGCATTAAAGTTGATGTAGATGAAAATTATCTCAGGACCTCTTTGGAGTTGCACAAGAAACATTTACTCAATGAAAATAAGATACAATCTTTACTCTACTATGCTTTACAGACTCGATCACAAGAAGTGCCCAAAAGATCAACGGCCAACATGTTTGTGGTTGGGGGCTACTACTGGCATCCCTTATCTGAAGTGCACATTTGGGATCCTGAAAGTAACAACTGGATACAAGGAGCAGACATGCCAGATCACACCAGAGAGAGCTACAGCGCTACCAGTTTAGGACCCCACATCTATATAACCGGTGGTTACAGGACAGATAACATAGAGGCACTAAACACTGTGTGGATTTATAATACAGAATCGGATGAATGGACGGAGGGATGTCCTATGCTCCATGCAAGGTACTATCACTGCTCCGTCACCCTGGGTGGCTGCGTTTATGCTCTGGGAGGTTACAGGAAAGGAGCTCCTGCCCAAGAAGCAGAATTCTATGATCCATTAAAAAAGGCCTGGTTTCCCATTGCAAACATGATAAAAGGTATGTAGATTGTGCAAACAGTAAACAATgtcatatattccagaatgtctaTATGTTAATGGAAGGTTTATATATAACGCAAATGCTGCACACTGATGCAATCTAAACTCCCAGCCACAACA
Protein-coding regions in this window:
- the KLHL23 gene encoding kelch-like protein 23 isoform X2, which translates into the protein MTCDKAQAAMSQKELEDYCLLYNDPTHHVDFLDSFRTFYKEGLFTDVTLMSSSGKIFQCHKAALAACSQYFKVMFTADMKEKSNNQIKLSGIDHSILEALLNYTYTAQIKITTKNVQCLLQAADQLHFVSVKEACEQFLVRHLDVDNCLGMHSFAEFHVCPALEKESRRIIASKFQEVWTQDEFVDISLEKLLYIFSQKNLNVWTVEALLQPLTRWITHDSRNRLEHIYELLKCIKVDVDENYLRTSLELHKKHLLNENKIQSLLYYALQTRSQEVPKRSTANMFVVGGYYWHPLSEVHIWDPESNNWIQGADMPDHTRESYSATSLGPHIYITGGYRTDNIEALNTVWIYNTESDEWTEGCPMLHARYYHCSVTLGGCVYALGGYRKGAPAQEAEFYDPLKKAWFPIANMIKGVGNATACVLRDVIFVSGGHYGYRGSCTYDKIQRFHSDLNEWSVLSVCPHPEYGLCSITLQNKLYLVGGQTTTTDCYDLDSNQWAELAPTMERRMECGAIVMNGFIYITGGYSWSKGTYLQSIEKYNPESDKWELVGNLPSPMRSHGCVCIYNV
- the KLHL23 gene encoding kelch-like protein 23 isoform X1 codes for the protein MDVLLMELIRRAESEGGENWLRQCLAAAPSGEVEGRSELAGLEDDIEEAVSPAGSSLEVPSSAAAKRMKSAAESSLRVERSSGRSLQVPELERRRPTVSSKKVAHSAGSAQQVPAQLANPLARSLVRERETTGWSGTPSCSKGGVEDTAEAPASLVLEAAQDFSSELQPRKRSRKTRVAYSPPPPVSRRRRGPRSQLSCQQVSPGSTGTQQEVAEAVHDPGQVEQSAMSQKELEDYCLLYNDPTHHVDFLDSFRTFYKEGLFTDVTLMSSSGKIFQCHKAALAACSQYFKVMFTADMKEKSNNQIKLSGIDHSILEALLNYTYTAQIKITTKNVQCLLQAADQLHFVSVKEACEQFLVRHLDVDNCLGMHSFAEFHVCPALEKESRRIIASKFQEVWTQDEFVDISLEKLLYIFSQKNLNVWTVEALLQPLTRWITHDSRNRLEHIYELLKCIKVDVDENYLRTSLELHKKHLLNENKIQSLLYYALQTRSQEVPKRSTANMFVVGGYYWHPLSEVHIWDPESNNWIQGADMPDHTRESYSATSLGPHIYITGGYRTDNIEALNTVWIYNTESDEWTEGCPMLHARYYHCSVTLGGCVYALGGYRKGAPAQEAEFYDPLKKAWFPIANMIKGVGNATACVLRDVIFVSGGHYGYRGSCTYDKIQRFHSDLNEWSVLSVCPHPEYGLCSITLQNKLYLVGGQTTTTDCYDLDSNQWAELAPTMERRMECGAIVMNGFIYITGGYSWSKGTYLQSIEKYNPESDKWELVGNLPSPMRSHGCVCIYNV
- the KLHL23 gene encoding kelch-like protein 23 isoform X3 encodes the protein MSQKELEDYCLLYNDPTHHVDFLDSFRTFYKEGLFTDVTLMSSSGKIFQCHKAALAACSQYFKVMFTADMKEKSNNQIKLSGIDHSILEALLNYTYTAQIKITTKNVQCLLQAADQLHFVSVKEACEQFLVRHLDVDNCLGMHSFAEFHVCPALEKESRRIIASKFQEVWTQDEFVDISLEKLLYIFSQKNLNVWTVEALLQPLTRWITHDSRNRLEHIYELLKCIKVDVDENYLRTSLELHKKHLLNENKIQSLLYYALQTRSQEVPKRSTANMFVVGGYYWHPLSEVHIWDPESNNWIQGADMPDHTRESYSATSLGPHIYITGGYRTDNIEALNTVWIYNTESDEWTEGCPMLHARYYHCSVTLGGCVYALGGYRKGAPAQEAEFYDPLKKAWFPIANMIKGVGNATACVLRDVIFVSGGHYGYRGSCTYDKIQRFHSDLNEWSVLSVCPHPEYGLCSITLQNKLYLVGGQTTTTDCYDLDSNQWAELAPTMERRMECGAIVMNGFIYITGGYSWSKGTYLQSIEKYNPESDKWELVGNLPSPMRSHGCVCIYNV